The region GATCTGTGGATATAGCCAATCTGGCTGCCCTGACCGCCACCGATCATTCCCCAGCGGAGCGCCCGCCCGGTCTTGCGCCTGCCGTCGATCATCTCGTCCCTCGCCCACGCCATGACGCGCGCAGCATGTCGCGGATCGCAGATTCCCGCCAGAGCGAAGCGAAGGAGGAAGCTGGTGCCGGTTGCAGGAATCGAACCCGCGACCTTCTGATTACAAATCAGCTGCTCTACCTGCTGAGCTAAACCGGCCTTGTCACTGGGCCTCGGGGGCCGCCGACCCTGCTGCGATAGCGCGAGACGGGCCACGACGCAAGCCAAGGTTCGCCCGCGCCAGAAGCGCCACGGCGACGAGGCCGACGCCGACGACCAGCAGCGCGGCGGGCGAGGCATTGCCCAGGTCCTCGAGGCTGGCCTTTTCATGCACCCGCGTCGCCAGCGTCTCGTAGTTGAAGGGCCGCAGCAGCAGCGTGGCGGGCAGTTCCTTGGTGCAATCGACGAACACCAGCAGCAGTGCCGAGCCGACCGAGCCCTTCATCAGCGGCAGCAGCACATCGCGCAGCACCCCGCGCGCATCGCGCCCCAGCGAGCGCGCGGCCATGGGCAGCGAGGGCGGGATGCGGGTGAACGCGCCGTCCACCGCCCCCTGCGCGATGGCAAAGAAGCGCACGATATAGGCAAGGATGATGGCAAAGCCGGTGCCGGTCATCATCAGCCCCGGATCGGTGCCGGTCAGCGCCAGCCAGGCATCGGCCACGCGGTGATCCAGCGCCGCCAGCGGGATCAGGATGCCCACCGCCAGCACCGCGCCCGGTGCGGCATAGCCGATGGTTGTGATCGGCAGAAGCAGACGCGGCAGGCGCCGGTTCGACAGCCGGACGCCATAGACCATGACCAGCGCCAGCAGCACCGCCAGCACCGAGGCCGCCGCGCCAAGCGACAGGGTGTGCCACAGCGCGCTGCCCAGACCCGGCGTCAGCCAGCCCTGCGGATAGGACAGCGCATAGCGCCCGATGATCGCCACCGGCATGACGAAGCCGAGGACAAAGGGAATGGCGCAGGCGATGAAGGCGGCCCAACCCTTCAGCCCGGACAACCGCTGCCGGATGATCGGGCGGCTGTGCCGCGCGCTCTGGTGATAGCGGGCATGGCTGCGGCTGACGCGCTCCCACACCGCCAGAAGCGCGATGATCAGCAGAATGACGCAGGCGATCTGCGCCGCCCCCCCGGCATTGCGGGCCTCGAGCCAAGTGGTGAAGATGCCGGTGTTCAGCGTCTGGATGCCGAAATAGCTGACGACGCCGTAATCGGCGACGCTCTCCATCATGGCGATGGCCGAACCGGCGACAATCGCCGGGCGTGCGAGCGGCAGGCCGACGCGCCAGAACAGCCGCCACGGGCCGGTGCCGAGGGCGCGGGCGACCTCGTAGGCGCCGGCGGATTGTTCATGCAACGCGGCGCGGGTCAGCAGGTAGACATAGGGATAGAGCGCCGCCGACAGGACCAGTACCGCCGCCCAACGCGAATGGATCGCCGGGAACCAGTAATCCCGGGCCGAGGTCCAGCCAAAGGCCTCGCGCAGGGCAATCTGCACCGGGCCGGAATAGTCGAGGAAATCAGACAGCGCATAGGCGCCGATATAGGCCGGCACCGCCAGCGGCAGCAGCAACAGCCATTCCAGCCCCCGCCGCCCCGGGAAATCGAAGATCGAAACCAACCAGGCCGCGCCCGTGCCCATCGCCGCCGACAGAAGCCCGGTGCCAAGCGCGAGGATCAGCGTGTTGAGCCCATAGCGCGGCAGGGTGGTCGAAACGAGATGCGGCCAGATGTTCTCGCTGGGGAACAGCGCCATCCAGCCCACCGCCAGAACCGGCATCAGCACCAGCGCCGCGATCAGCACCGAAGCCGCCGACCAGCCCCAGCCGCTGCCATGCCGCAGGGACTCGGAGCCGGTTGGGTTTCGCGGGTGTCTGGCCATGCGGGCGGGTTACAGCAAAGCGGTTTCCCTGTCCACGAATGCTGGCTAATGTACCGCAAAAGTTGAGCAATCGGGCAGGCAGGGCAGGATGCAGATCGTCTATCACATGCGTGTACACGGCACCGACGATGACCGCATGGTCAAGTCGCTGCTGATGAACCGCGACTGGCTGCATCAGAACGATACCGAGGTGCTGACGCCGAACCGCCTGCGCGGGGTGCTTGATGAATCGCTCGCGGCGCTGCAGGGCGGCAGCGCGACCCCGGCGATGGAACAGATCATGCTGGACGCGATCCTGGAAAGCGATCATCCCGAGCGGGTGATCTGCTCGATCCCCGGCTTTATCGGCGCCATGTCCAAGGTGGTGGCACCCGAGGGCCTCTATCCCGCGGCGCCCGCCCGTATGGCCGCGATGGCGAACCTGTTTCCAAGCAGCGAGACCGAGTTCTTCCTGGCGCTGAAGAACCCGGTTACGCTGCTGCAGGCGCTTTACACGCTGACGCCCGGGCGCAGTTACGACCAGGTGATGCAGGGCATCGACCTTTCCACGCTGCGATGGGCGCCGACGGTCCGGCGCATGGTGCAAAGCCTGCAGGGCCGGCGGCTGGTTCTCTGGCGCAACGAGGACGGGCCGCTGGTCTGGCCCGAGATCGTTCGGCTGGTGGCGCAGATGCCGATCGAGGCGCCGCTGAAGGAAGGCCTGGCACCGGTCTACGACCTGCTCAGCGATGCCGGGCGCGACAGCCTTGCCAAGGCCATGGCAGAGCGCGACCAGCTGTCGATCGCCGCCCGCCGCGATCTGTGCATTGCGCACCTGGCGCAGCACGCGCTGTCCGGCCGGGTCGAGGAGATCGTCACCCTGCCCGGCTGGACGCAGGAGATGGTCGACGAGATGACCCGCCAGTATCACGCCGACATCGCCGAGATCGCCGTCCTTCCCGGTGTCGAATTCCTGATGCCCTGACGCCCGGCCCCGCCCTGCTCAGCAGCGCCCGGAGAAGCCGAGGCCACCGCCGGAAACGGGCTGGATATCGATGGCGCGCGGCCGCTTGCCGCCGCATTCCATGCTGGCCGCTTGTGCCTGCACTTCCTCGCGGGTCCAGGCCGAGCCGGCGCGACCGCGGAAATTGCCGCCGCCCATGGTGTCGATGGTCAACTCGTTCGGTTGTGGCTGGCCCGGGGTAACCTGCACCGGCGGTCGCTGCGCGGTCGTTGTGGGCGCGGCGCAGCCCGTCAGCACGGCCAGCGCGCCGAGGGCGGTGATCGTCATTTTCATTACTCGTCTCTCCCCGTCTGCCTCATGGGGCCGAGGTTCCCTTGCCGGGCCTCACGGGTCAAGCGGTGATCTGCGCCATGCGCTTCCGGCGCACGACACAGCAAAACGCCCCGGCCTTGCGGTCGGGGCGTTTCGTATTCCGAAAGTAGCGGGCTGGGATCAGCCGCGCTCTTCGATGATGACGGCCAGATGCGGGATCTTGGCGACCATGCCGCGGATCGCAGGGGTGTCCTGCAACTCGCGGGTCCGGTTCATCTTGTTCAGCCCGAGGCCTTTCAGCGTCTCGCGCTGGATGGCGGGGCGGCGGATCGGCGAGCCGATCTGCTTCACGACGATGGTTTTAGCCATTGCAGCCTCTCCTTACGCTTCGACAGCGGCGTCAGCCGGCTTGTCGTTGGTGCCCAGGATGTCAGCCACTTTCTTGCCGCGACGCTGCGCAACCGAACGGGGGCTGGCTTCGGCTTTCAGGCCGTCCAGCGTGGCGCGGATCATGTTGTAGGGGTTCTGCGACCCCAGCGACTTGGCCACGACGTCCTGAACGCCCAGCATCTCGAACACGGCGCGCATCGGACCACCGGCGATGATCCCGGTACCCGGAACGGCGGTGCGCATCACCACGCGGCCCGCACCATGGCGGCCCTCGATGTCGTGATGCAGAGTCCGGCCGTCGCGCAGCGGCACGCGAACCATGTTGCGCTTGGCCTGCTCGGTCGCCTTGCGGATCGCCTCGGGGACCTCTTTGGCCTTGCCCTTGCCGAAGCCGACGCGACCGCGCTGGTCACCGACAACCACGAGAGCCGCAAAGCCAAAGCGCTTGCCGCCCTTCACGGTTTTCGACACGCGGTTGATCGCGACCAGACGATCGGCGAATTCCGGGGTTTCCTCGCGCTCTTCGCGGCGGCCCCGACGGTTTTCACGTTCTGCCATAAGGCATTCCTTCTTATCTGGCGCATCAACCGCGCCGTAAATGTCAATCCAGGTGGGTCACCCGCATGGGCAACCCCCGGATCATCGGGGTGGCGAAACCGCCACCCGCAGGATCAGAACTTCAGACCGCCTTCGCGGGCTGCGTCGGCCAAAGCCTTGACCTTGCCGTGGAACAGGAAACCGCCGCGGTCGAAGTAGACTTCTTCCACGCCGGCCTTCTTGGCCCGCTCGGCAATCGCCGCGCCGATCTTGGCAGCGGCTTCGACGTTGTTCGTGCCCACCAGACCGAAGTCCTTCTCGAG is a window of Paracoccus zhejiangensis DNA encoding:
- a CDS encoding ABC transporter permease — protein: MARHPRNPTGSESLRHGSGWGWSAASVLIAALVLMPVLAVGWMALFPSENIWPHLVSTTLPRYGLNTLILALGTGLLSAAMGTGAAWLVSIFDFPGRRGLEWLLLLPLAVPAYIGAYALSDFLDYSGPVQIALREAFGWTSARDYWFPAIHSRWAAVLVLSAALYPYVYLLTRAALHEQSAGAYEVARALGTGPWRLFWRVGLPLARPAIVAGSAIAMMESVADYGVVSYFGIQTLNTGIFTTWLEARNAGGAAQIACVILLIIALLAVWERVSRSHARYHQSARHSRPIIRQRLSGLKGWAAFIACAIPFVLGFVMPVAIIGRYALSYPQGWLTPGLGSALWHTLSLGAAASVLAVLLALVMVYGVRLSNRRLPRLLLPITTIGYAAPGAVLAVGILIPLAALDHRVADAWLALTGTDPGLMMTGTGFAIILAYIVRFFAIAQGAVDGAFTRIPPSLPMAARSLGRDARGVLRDVLLPLMKGSVGSALLLVFVDCTKELPATLLLRPFNYETLATRVHEKASLEDLGNASPAALLVVGVGLVAVALLARANLGLRRGPSRAIAAGSAAPEAQ
- the rpmD gene encoding 50S ribosomal protein L30, yielding MAKTIVVKQIGSPIRRPAIQRETLKGLGLNKMNRTRELQDTPAIRGMVAKIPHLAVIIEERG
- the rpsE gene encoding 30S ribosomal protein S5 — its product is MAERENRRGRREEREETPEFADRLVAINRVSKTVKGGKRFGFAALVVVGDQRGRVGFGKGKAKEVPEAIRKATEQAKRNMVRVPLRDGRTLHHDIEGRHGAGRVVMRTAVPGTGIIAGGPMRAVFEMLGVQDVVAKSLGSQNPYNMIRATLDGLKAEASPRSVAQRRGKKVADILGTNDKPADAAVEA
- the rplR gene encoding 50S ribosomal protein L18; this translates as MALKKQELFQKRRLRVRNKLRAEANGRPRLSVHRSSKNISVQLIDDARGVTLASASTLEKDFGLVGTNNVEAAAKIGAAIAERAKKAGVEEVYFDRGGFLFHGKVKALADAAREGGLKF